Sequence from the Argentina anserina chromosome 7, drPotAnse1.1, whole genome shotgun sequence genome:
GTTGCTTCGTTATACAGATCTTCAAAAGTTAGAAAGGGAATATTGAGTTTTTGTAAGCTGTTTGCTTTGAATGAATGTTTGATCGgaagttgttgttttttttggttagAGATCGGAAGTTGCTTGGTTGACAGCTTGAGTGACATAAATGACGTCATTTGACTCATTTGTATACATGTTCAATTGGTCATGGTATAGAGACTTTAGACTAGTAGTAGCAAGAGCAGGCACTTccacaaaagaaacaaaaaaacacgGAGAAGACATTGCATCACTTATTGCTTATAGCTTAAGCTATCGCTTGACTGTATTGCCATTTCATTCTAAGTGACAGTGTGACACCATGAGATTGACATGAATGGACCTGATTGATAGATTTGAAACCGATAAAATGGGATTGACTTCGTTAACAATCCAGTTTCtcaattaatatatttataactaTGGAAATAACTTAATTGAGTTATAGCTAACTAGTACTGTCCAGATTACATAAGAAAATAATGGGAAGTTTGGGTGAACTAGACATAAATGCAAACAAGTTGTCATGTTAGATCTCACTCTTTCATTAGATTTCACAGATGGTCTGAGAATGGCTACTTTACAAGGGTGGTTAGCAACAATCATCATAACATAATAAAAGTTTGTATGTGCAATAATGAATATAAATTCAATATATGGAATCAAGTAAGGATGATGATGCCAAATGTTCTTCCTTTTgtattatattttgtttttcctcCTGTCATTGCATAACTTAATCATGAAGAACCAATTTGAAACAGGGGAGAGCACAAATCCAAAACAAAGTTCAATgaccaaaattttaaaactgTTCATTCTTTATGTGACCAAACACAACCAAAAGATGTGACTGAAAGTAGGCAAAGTGACAAAAGTGAGCTGAGGCAACAAGACAAGGCCATaggtactcaaatttgaaaaaccaGTAGCTTCATTACAAAGAATAAGAATTTGAAATACAAGTAACCCCATTCATCCCAAATCTAAGCAGTAAAAAACACCCACTAATCTCTCCCAGAAAGCTTTGCTAATGGTGTAGTCTGTATTTGATTAAACAAAAGGGGAGGAGGTGGGTTTGGATAGAAGGACAAATGTCTCCAACCACTGGGCCACTCATCCAgcctcttcttccttttaaaTTCTCCAATGTCTTATTTCTTTTGCATATAAATTTTGAAGCTTTGTGTCTCAGATAGACCCGGAAACCTTAATAAAGGCAGCTAGTCTTCCATAAAGTccctcctcctctctctctctctctctgtttttttttgtcttggtCCCTCCAGCCTGCCAATCCAAACCCCTCCCCCTCTTCATTATTATATCTTCCTCATCCAGCAAACACATCAATCCCACTTCCATTTATACTGAAGCTTCTTTCCAAGCTCTATACCCTCCAAGCTTCTATGGCTAAGTCACGAGAGGATCCCAGTTTCTGGCTCCCATATGATTTCCTTACAACACACGATGTTAACTTCATGAACCAGAAAGACCCCAGCTTCCGCAGAACCCCTACAGACTCATTGCCGACCGAGTTTCCGTACGAGTTCGACTCGTCTGGTTTCAACTCGGCCTTTAGTTCGCCGGTGGAGTCAGATGTGGGCTCCATCGAGAAGGAGCGCAGCAGCGACGAGGACTCTCTCGCCGGGCTAACTCGCCGACTGGCTCAGTCTTCCCTCAGCCAAACTCAGAACCTCTCCGTCCCCAGCTTCACTCAAGAAAAGCAGCCTGAGGTAAACTTCCGGCTTGTATTTCTAACCTTTTTCTTAGCACTCAACTTTTCCGGCTTAAATTACAAACCTTTTTCTTGGTACTCAACATTTCCGGCGATAGAGTTCTTACCTGTTGTGTGCTGTGTTTGGCTCAGTGGGTCATGTCCGGGTCGCCTCAGTCAACTCTGAGCGGAATAGGGAGCTGGTCGGGCAACGGAAGCCCGTCGGCGCCTTCTTCCCAGGTGCCATCTCCCCCAACGACGCCGTTCGGAAGTCAGAACGACACCTGGGACCTGATTTACGCCGCCGCCGGACAAGTTGCCAGGTTGAAGATGAACAGTGTCGATGGTGCTGCCAAATTCACTAACCCAAGTCCTTCACTTCCTTGCGTCCAAAACCAATCCCCCTACACTCAGGTAAGTACAGTTTCCAGATGAAAGCTTTGAACTAAAAGCAGGACCTTTAGTTCAATTTCTGATCCAATTTGGTGTGTTTTGGTTTTGCAGTTTCAGCAAGTTAGACAAGAGCAAGTTGTACAGTCACAGTGTTCTTCTCCATGGGGGAAACCGATGAAGCTTAACTGGTCAGCTCAGCAGCAACAGATCCAAAACAGAAGGAGAAACATAGTTGGATTTGAAAGTGCAAGATGTGGGCATGGTATGAGTTCGCCGCAATCTCAAAATGCATGGCCTCCACTTCAAGCTCAgcaccaaaaacaacaacagcCGCATCGTAATACCCGGCTCGTTTTGCCCAATGGGTCTAATGTCAAGAGGGAATCAACCGGCACCGGCGTCTTTTTGCCTCGCCGGTACACCAACCCCATTCCCACTCCTGAGCCGCCTCGCAAAAGAGCAGGTAACTATTGCTTTGGTCATTATGTTTGCTGGCTATACAACTGTACCATATtggggttaattttttttgtcattttttgaaattttggttgaataggtTGCCCAACTGTTTTGCTCCCTGCCAAGGTGGTTCAAGCTCTGAACTTGAGCTTTAAGGACATGAATGGACATTATCAGCAACAACATCTTCAGCCGCGCTTCAACAACACTGCTTTGGCTCCAAACCATGGTAATGTATTGTTTTCCATTTGTGGGCTTATTTTGTTGCAGCAGATATCTAAAAGCATTTTAGTGTAGCTTTAATTAGTTACTAAATTTGGGTGTTTGGATTTTGCAGAAGATTTGGTGGCAAGAAGAAATGCCCTTTTGACTCAGCGGAGAAGGGGTTTAAGGCAAGAAGGGCCACTAAGCCATGAGGTGCGCTTGCCTCAAGAATGGACCTACTGATCTGAACTGACCCTGCTATTCTGGCTATTCCGGCTATTCCATTCCAAAGGGGTTTTGTGACTTTGGTTTTGTTGGGCAAAAGCAAAAGATAAAGCAAGTTGTCATAAAATGCGGTAGTGTAGCAGCAGCAGCCGAGTTTGTGATATTtggttttatttatatatacttaGTTCAGGATCAATAAAGATGATGATGTCCAGGTTTTTTAATGGAGGATGTTGCAGTAGCTTCTGTGGGGGGCTCTCTATCTATATAGCTTTTAGATCTTTAgatcaaggaagaagaagaagaatgtgtTGTAATAAATCGGCTAGGTTTTTGGAGGGTATTCAAATATCTTGATGTAAGTGAAATTTCACAACCCCTCTTGTAAGATTCTTCTACTAATAAGAAAAGTATTAGTAATTCTCATTTGTCAGTTGTGGGttgtttatactttatacCAAGTCTCAATATTCCAGAACACTGAATTTTCCTTCTTGTTCTTAACTTAATCAGTCAAAGCTAGACTTTCTGCTTTTTAACTGCTTCCAAAAAGCAGGGTACCCCAAGCAAGAACATGGTGGAGGGTCCCTAGCGAAAGGCTGGTATTCTATGTAGAGCTGGTTACAGTTGTAGCACATCATTTAAGCACTAGAAACTTGAAGCCAGTGGTTTTTTCCactggtgtttttttttcgatagTAATCCACTGGTTATATTTGGTATGCACAAATCATAGGGAGAAAATTCCATGTCCCATGAAAATCATTGAATGAATAATGGGAATGGGTATTTCTGCTATTATATCAAATTCAAACACTTCAAAGTCTAAATGAACGGCACAGTTGTAGTAGTTTTTGCTTCAGTGTCAAGTGTGGTGGTGGAGACAGACGTATAGATATGGGCGGCTTCCTTACATGTTTGAATCcaaatatttgattttgattgatcCACTCTTTTTTCAAACTAGATCTAACTAAGGTTGGGACCGACcggtacggttcggttcggttcgggatTCGGTCGATACCGATATCGATAATTTATTCAGTTTTAGTTTTAGTTCAGAATTGTAAATTTGAAACTTAATACCGAACCGAACCCGTACATATCGATTCGGGATGAGTTCGGTTCAGTGAAATTGTACATTTTTGcatgtatttttatttattgataaCTATTAGctaatgtaaattaaaattcTAAGTCTTTAAAAGTACAATATAGacctaaaaaactaaaaaaatattgaaaatgcatatatttaatatattttatacattTGGTACGAATTATACATATACCGAACCGTACCGTTTATAAAATTTCAGTATTAAGTTCAGTACGGGACGAAGACATTTTATCGATTCGTCCCGACCTGTCGGTATTCGGTATGGAACGGTCGGTTTCGGTACTATATTTTCGGTACTAACTCCCACTCCTAGATCTAACCAAGAAACCAATACAGACCCTTACTATTTCGAAAGTTGAAACCCAATTGATCGATATAATCCCGAGTGAAATAAAGTTATACCAAAACTTTCCGCCAAGTTCAAGAACCCTAAAACATGTTTGTGTCGAGTTCTACACTTTGTTTACCTAAGACctaggctgcatggaatcgggtgcgggtacgtggaagcgaagcgtttggaaacgcggaagcgttttttttttcaaaaattaaggaagcgggtacgttttggaagcgtcagaataatatatatatatatatattatatttttatatcttattttttaattattttatctagtattaaaataattagataactattaatgacttattttttaacccatgattatctttgattatagcattattaaagcttcatttcaaaattcaagcAAAAGAATGTACAACATAGTGTGAAGGTGTTGGACACGTGCAAGTCAAATAGATATcactagatgaaattgataagaaaaaaagattcGTCTTCcttctgtctctctctcatatgaattttttttcatatctctccACAACTCTATGTCTTCTCTATATATCTCTCTCATCTAGATTTTCCTGATATCTCTTCCCCATATTTCTAACACATATTAGATTTATtgatgttattcatctttaaccgcttaacgaaataaataagaagatgagacgacaagaagagtctcaagacattgattgatgaaatagaaGTAGAGAATGAATCAcccttccaatttggaagtcaacgcttccgccgcgcttccaatttggaagcctacgcttccgtcgcgcttccaatttggaagccaacgcttccgccgcgcttccaaatccacctttttcggaatcgcgcttccccgcgcttccgctcccgcttccgcttccgaagcgggaatcggtcgtccaaccaagcttccgtgctatgtAGCCTAAGACAGAACATAATGCAATGAATTTAGTAAAACATGAAAGAAAATCATAACTAACCTTAGTTTAACCAACTGGAGATATTAGCCCTCCTCCCGTTGGTTAAACTAAGCTATCAAACAAAGATGAGTAGAATAGTATAAGTGGAACCAGTGTTAACTTAACTAGCTGCTGAAAAGCTTGTGTCTACACAGTTTGAGTTGGACAAAGCTTGCCTCCTCAAATGATAAAGAAACCATGCTTGTCTTACAAGATCCAAGGAacttttttcttctaaaaatGGTTGAT
This genomic interval carries:
- the LOC126802857 gene encoding uncharacterized protein LOC126802857 → MAKSREDPSFWLPYDFLTTHDVNFMNQKDPSFRRTPTDSLPTEFPYEFDSSGFNSAFSSPVESDVGSIEKERSSDEDSLAGLTRRLAQSSLSQTQNLSVPSFTQEKQPEWVMSGSPQSTLSGIGSWSGNGSPSAPSSQVPSPPTTPFGSQNDTWDLIYAAAGQVARLKMNSVDGAAKFTNPSPSLPCVQNQSPYTQFQQVRQEQVVQSQCSSPWGKPMKLNWSAQQQQIQNRRRNIVGFESARCGHGMSSPQSQNAWPPLQAQHQKQQQPHRNTRLVLPNGSNVKRESTGTGVFLPRRYTNPIPTPEPPRKRAGCPTVLLPAKVVQALNLSFKDMNGHYQQQHLQPRFNNTALAPNHEDLVARRNALLTQRRRGLRQEGPLSHEVRLPQEWTY